A window of the Dioscorea cayenensis subsp. rotundata cultivar TDr96_F1 chromosome 14, TDr96_F1_v2_PseudoChromosome.rev07_lg8_w22 25.fasta, whole genome shotgun sequence genome harbors these coding sequences:
- the LOC120276541 gene encoding uncharacterized protein LOC120276541 has translation MALFAVSPSVFVAAAPRLHLNPWRINSYPSSSLLSRAYSPATASSITGAPSHSKQNPCSIVRCSRSVRCGALGEGSQQSFDDTVYQGFYGPWTVDSSDVREVVLYRSGLVTAVTAFVIAASSAFLPEGNVVADVIKQDIDLLYVFGAGGLGLSLYLIHIYVTPIKRFLQALWVIGVIGSLGTYLTLARPLEQGLVQYVLDNPAALWFVGPLFAALTGLVFKEGLCYGKLEAGVLTFIIPGLLLGHLSGLMDNQAKLSLLGVWMALFVVFAARKFQQPIKDDIGDKSIFMFNALPEEEKNALLQKLEEKRSD, from the exons ATGGCGTTGTTCGCAGTTTCTCCCTCCGTCTTCGTCGCCGCTGCTCCACGGCTCCACCTTAATCCATGGAGGATCAACTCCTATCCCTCCTCTTCTTTGCTCTCTAGAGCTTACTCTCCCGCCACCGCCAGCTCCATCACTGGAGCCCCTTCTCATTCCAAGCAAAACCCTTGTTCTATCGTTCGTTGCTCTAGATCTGTGAGATGTGGGGCGTTGGGAGAGGGTTCCCAGCAGAGCTTTGATGACACGGTCTATCAAGGGTTTTATGGACCATGGACTGTTGATTCTTCAGATGTTCGTGAG GTGGTGTTATATAGGTCTGGATTAGTGACTGCTGTAACAGCATTTGTGATTGCCGCATCTTCTGCTTTTCTGCCTGAAGGGAATGTGGTGGCAGATGTTATCAAGCAAGATATTgatttattgtatgtttttggAGCAGGAGGTCTTGGATTGTCATTGTATttgattcatatatatgtcactCCAATTAAGAGGTTCCTTCAGGCATTGTGGGTGATTGGTGTGATTGGATCTCTGGGAACATATCTAACCCTTGCAAGGCCTCTGGAGCAAGGATTGGTGCAGTATGTTCTAGACAATCCTGCTGCTTTGTGGTTTGTTGGGCCTCTCTTCGCAGCTTTAACTGGTCTTGTTTTCAAAGAAG GCCTCTGTTATGGCAAGTTAGAAGCAGGTGTCCTGACATTCATCATCCCTGGACTGCTTCTTGGTCATCTG TCAGGTCTGATGGATAACCAGGCAAAATTAAGTCTACTAGGTGTGTGGATGGCTCTCTTTGTGGTATTCGCAgcaaggaaatttcaacaaCCAATTAAG GATGACATTGGTGACAAATCCATATTCATGTTCAATGCTCTTCCTGAGGAGGAAAAGAATGCATTGCTTCAGAAACTCGAGGAAAAACGGTCAGATTAG
- the LOC120275312 gene encoding protein MEI2-like 4: MPSEVVDQRRLTSFSLSSPQSSFFSEEVRFPAQRRIGFWKTDSSPDHHDGIPLMSESQAVSSSPMERLTPVGENTKESLEPPQALVFKEQKSKLNLEHHIVGAERASSLSVTSWRAPDRNFHFQSNRPVEPEPLYMEGNKVDMNRVHHEHVLFSSSLPAMFNKKLKLTSDDAPFGQSNASVHSIYEEDEPFESLEELEAQTIGNLLPNDDDDLLSGVIDDLNFLPRSANGDEVEDDIFCSVGGLELEVDDKNGCYRSSEIVGGENVNDQDGGLSSRLAGEHPNGEHPSRTLFVRNINSNVEDSELRALFEQYGDISTLYTTCKHRGFVMISYYDIRAARNAMVALQNKPLGHRKLDIHFSIPKDNPSGRDLDQGTVVVFNLDSSVSSDDLQQIFAVYGEIKAIRATPDKQHKIIEFYDVRAAEAALCALNMSNTRGESIKLEVTKPGGARWSLMQQFPSDGKQKESSGCRMGSPSNSSPSVSNGLFPREGAMQSLHSAIRGPFSPFMETDLKGISSGMHHIVSSPVRIASVGNHSNQSGPAEVTHSMGQQNLCSPSFHPNSLPEFHNGHAGSLPYINSRPGDGIENIHFMRVDSSSVNSHGFEHNEAFGAPANGSCPLHGHQFVWNNANAYHSHRSGPMMWPNSAPFMSSISAHPPTQMHGLPRAPSPMMNSVLPLHHHHHVGSAPAVNPSLWERRHTYVGDSIEPSAFHPGSLGSMGFSGGSPLHPMELAHNIFQHAGGNCMDHPMPLAHIGIPSPQQRCHMFHGRSPMVPMPAPYDAPSDRVRTRRTETSASQADMKKQYELDIDRVFRGDDSRTTLMIKNIPNKYTSKMLLAAIDENHRGTYDFIYLPIDFKNKCNVGYAFINLTDPQHIIPFSKTFNGKKWEKFNSEKVASLAYARIQGKSALIAHFQNSSLMNEDKRCRPILFHSDGPNAGDQEPFPMGVNIRSRPSRSRTPIHENHEESPSHSPQGEESSDRIDSSSGPSKDT, encoded by the exons ATGCCATCAGAGGTTGTGGATCAGAGGCGATTGACCTCTTTCTCGTTGTCATCCCCACAATCATCGTTCTTTTCTGAAGAAGTTCGCTTCCCTGCCCAG CGACGAATTGGGTTTTGGAAAACTGATTCGTCTCCTGATCATCATG ATGGGATACCATTAATGTCAGAAAGTCAGGCAGTTTCTTCATCACCAATGGAGAGACTCACTCCTGTAGGGGAAAATACTAAGGAATCATTGGAACCTCCGCAGGCCCTTGTTTTCAAAGAACAAAAATCTAAGCTTAATCTTGAGCACCATATTGTGGGAGCAGAGAGGGCTTCTAGTCTCTCCGTCACTTCTTGGAGAGCACCTGACCGGAATTTCCATTTTCAATCTAATCGACCTGTTGAACCTGAACCACTGTATATGGAGGGGAATAAAGTTGATATGAACAGGGTTCATCATGAGCATGTTCTCTTCTCAAGTTCACTGCCAGCTATGTTTAACAAAAAAT TGAAATTAACATCAGATGATGCTCCTTTTGGGCAATCCAACGCTAGTGTTCATTCTATCTATGAGGAAGATGAGCCGTTTGAGTCTTTGGAAGAACTTGAAGCCCAAACTATTGGAAACCtccttcccaatgatgatgatgatttgctATCTGGAGTGATAGATGACCTTAATTTTCTACCTCGCTCTGCTAATGGTGATGAAGTTGAAGATGATATTTTTTGCAGTGTTGGCGGTCTTGAACTAGAAGTGGATGATAAAAATGGTTGCTATAGATCATCCGAAATTGTTGGTGGGGAGAATGTGAATGATCAGGATGGAGGATTGAGTAGCCGATTGGCTGGTGAGCATCCAAATGGGGAACACCCCTCTAGAACTCTTTTTGTAAGGAACATCAATAGCAATGTTGAGGACTCTGAACTAAGGGCTCTTTTTGAG caATATGGAGATATTTCCACACTATACACAACATGCAAGCACCGTGGTTTTGTTATGATCTCGTACTATGACATAAGGGCTGCAAGGAACGCAATGGTGGCTCTTCAAAACAAGCCATTGGGACATAGGAAGCTTGATATTCATTTTTCAATTCCAAAG GACAATCCTTCGGGGAGAGATCTTGATCAGGGCACAGTAGTTGTATTCAATCTTGATTCTTCTGTTTCTAGTGATGATCTTCAGCAAATTTTTGCTGTTTATGGGGAAATCAAAGCA ATCCGAGCAACACCTGACAAACAACACAAGATCATAGAATTTTATGATGTTAGAGCTGCTGAGGCTGCTCTCTGTGCTTTAAACATGAGTAACACGAGAGGTGAGAGCATTAAGCTAGAAGTCACAAAGCCTGGAGGTGCAAGATGGAG CTTAATGCAGCAGTTTCCTTCTGATGGCAAGCAAAAAGAATCCAGTGGTTGTAGAATGGGAAGCCCATCAAACAGTTCTCCATCAGTGAGTAATG GTTTGTTTCCCCGTGAGGGAGCTATGCAGAGTTTGCATTCAGCTATCCGAGGACCATTTAGTCCTTTTATGGAAACAGATTTGAAAGGAATCTCTTCGGGCATGCATCATATTGTCTCCTCTCCTGTCAGAATTGCATCAGTGGGCAATCATAGTAATCAGTCTGGCCCAGCTGAAGTTACCCATTCAATGGGACAGCAGAACTTATGCAGTCCTTCATTCCACCCTAATTCTCTTCCAGAGTTTCATAACGGGCATGCGGGCAGCCTCCCTTATATTAATTCCAGACCTGGTGATGGAATTGAGAACATACATTTTATGAGAGTTGACTCTAGCAGCGTCAACAGCCATGGTTTTGAGCATAATGAGG caTTTGGTGCTCCAGCAAACGGCAGTTGTCCTCTTCATGGCCATCAATTTGTTTGGAACAATGCTAATGCGTATCACAGTCACCGATCTGGTCCCATGATGTGGCCGAATTCTGCGCCATTTATGAGCAGTATCTCTGCTCACCCCCCAACTCAGATGCATGGACTTCCTAGAGCACCTTCCCCTATGATGAACTCAGTTCTTCCACTGCACCACCACCATCATGTCGGTTCTGCACCAGCTGTAAATCCTTCACTTTGGGAGAGACGACATACCTATGTTGGTGATTCCATTGAACCATCTGCTTTTCACCCTGGATCGCTTGGAAGCATGGGTTTTTCTGGTGGTTCTCCTTTGCACCCGATGGAACTTGCCCACAATATATTTCAGCATGCCGGAGGAAATTGTATGGATCATCCAATGCCCCTTGCGCACATTGGAATTCCATCACCTCAACAGAGGTGTCATATGTTCCATGGAAGGAGTCCCATGGTCCCAATGCCTGCTCCATATGATGCTCCAAGTGATAGGGTAAGAACTCGAAGAACCGAAACAAGTGCCAGCCAGGCTGATATGAAAAAACAATATGAACTTGATATTGATCGTGTTTTTCGTGGGGATGATTCACGCACTACGCTAATGATTAAGAATATACCAAACAA GTACACCTCAAAGATGCTACTGGCTGCTATTGATGAAAATCATCGAGGAACCTATGATTTCATCTATTTGCCTATAGATTTCAAG AACAAATGCAATGTGGGCTATGCTTTTATCAACTTGACTGATCCTCAACATATCATTCCGTTCTCCAAG ACATTTAATGGAAAGAAGTGGGAGAAGTTCAACAGCGAAAAGGTAGCCTCACTTGCATATGCAAGAATCCAGGGTAAATCAGCTCTTATCGCCCATTTTCAGAATTCGAGTTTGATGAATGAGGATAAACGCTGTCGTCCGATTCTTTTCCATTCAGATGGCCCAAATGCAGGAGATCAG GAGCCATTTCCGATGGGTGTGAACATTCGTTCGAGACCAAGTAGATCAAGAACTCCAATCCATGAAAACCATGAGGAAAGCCCATCACACTCACCACAAGGCGAAGAATCATCCGACAGAATAGACTCTTCTTCCGGTCCTTCCAAAGACACATAG
- the LOC120275848 gene encoding ubiquitin-like protein 5 — translation MIEVVLNDRLGKKVRVKCNEDDTIGDLKKLVAAQTGTRADKIRIQKWYNIYEDHITLKDYEIHDGVGLELYYN, via the coding sequence ATGATCGAGGTTGTGCTGAACGATCGTCTTGGGAAGAAGGTGCGGGTGAAGTGCAACGAGGATGACACCATCGGCGACCTGAAGAAGCTGGTGGCCGCCCAAACGGGAACGAGGGCTGACAAGATCCGTATCCAGAAGTGGTACAACATCTACGAGGACCATATCACTCTCAAGGACTATGAGATTCACGACGGCGTGGGTCTCGAACTCTACTACAATTGA